The following is a genomic window from Chryseobacterium sp. StRB126.
TTTGCAAGCGATACAAACAGGAGTCTATTATGCTCCGGATATTCATTTTTGCGCTTTTGATATTGGAGTTGTAAATGACCAGGATATAAAATATTATCTCGATTATGAAACTGCAGTTTCTTATTTTGAGCAGTTTGGTATTCCTTTTATAAAGCCCTTATTAATTGGAAAATTTAATGAAGCCCTGAATTTCAATACTAGAATAAACTCTCCTATCCCAATACAGCAATTTGGACTTCCTGAACTGGAGCAAAATCTCATTGAAGGGGTTGTTATCAAACCTTATAATCTGAAAAATACAGAATTATTATCCAACCGGCCCATCATTAAACTGAAAAACCCGGAATTTGATGAAGAAGAAAAGTTTCATAAAGCAGAGAAGTGGTCGTTTATTCCGAATATTTCATCAAAAGCAGAAAGTCTTTCTTTTATCATTGATGAATTAAGAAAGCACGTATCACGAAACAGACTGGAAAGTGTGATTTCTAAAGTGGGAGCTTTGGATATCAATAATTCCCTCCGTGTTTCTGAAATTAAATCTGAGTTCTTGCAGGACATTATTACCGATTTTAATGAAGATAATGGTAATTTGTTGGAAGAATTAACACAGGAAGATCAGAAATGGATTATTGAAAGACTCAATTCGGAAATCCAAAATATATTATCTGTAGCAGCAGGAGAAAAATAATTTAAGTACATTAATAAAAAACAGAGCTGCCTGGCTCTGTTTCTTATTAATATCTGTCTTATCTCTCAATCAAAATGTTTTTAACAAGAGTCTGATCTCCCACTTTTAAAATTCCCATATAGACACCTCTTTCCAAAGTTGAAACATTAATTTTAGTTTCATTATTCACTTTCAGTAGGGTTCTTCCTGACACATTGGTTATTTCAAAACTGAAATTGGCTGTTTTATCCGGTAATTCAATATTAAGGATGTTATTGGCCGGGTTAGGGTAGAGCTTTACATTTTCTAATCCATTTTGTGAGGCTGACTTATTCACAGCTAACGTTGTAGAGGCTGTAGCAAAATGCTGCAAAGCTCCCACTGTGGCCTTTCCAATATTATAAACATACACAGGATCTACATTGGCAAAAGTATCTTTGGAACTGTGTGGAAAAGTACTTCTTATTTTTTCGAAAAAACCGGTGATGATTTCACCTTTCTGCTCAAAAGGAATATAATCAGTATCTGCAGCAGGATCTACAGCTGTTTGAAGCGGAGAATAAAGGGCGGTACAGTTTCTGAGCTGTTGTGTTACCGCAGCTGAAGCCGCATTATTACTGGAAAGACCTCCCTGATCTTCGTCACAGTACACCGTATTATTGTTATTTCCTTTTACACCACCTACCTGATCAAGGTTAAAGACCAGCTTTATATCCAGTTTACGAATTCCGTTTTGATAGGCTACATTATTAACGTAATGGGAACTTCCAATCAACCCTTGTTCTTCTCCGGAAAAGTGAATAAACTTAATAGAATACTCTGTAGGTACATTTTGTAATATTCTGGCCGCTTCAAGAATAATAGATGTACCACTTCCATTATCATTAACTCCTGGTCCGTTAATGGTGTCAAAGTGCCCACAGATAATCACGTATTTATTAGGATAAAGGGTTCCGGTTTTAGTAATAATCAAATTTTTTGAAGTTACCGATCCATAAGTGAAAGGGCTTTCCGTAATCTGGCTGGCCGTATAACCATAAGCAAGATACTTGTTTTTGATCCAGTTTAAGGCATTGGTATTGGCTTGGGACCCAGTTTTTTTAATCCCAAAACTACCGAAATCCTGGAGATTCGTTGTAATATTGGTTTGGGTTACCATATCAGCCCTGTCCTTATAAGCCTGAATAAAAGTTTGAGCGCTAATGCTCTGCGCAATTAATGAAGTGCATAAGAGAGTGGTAATTCTTTTCATATATTAAATTTTTAAATGGTATTACGAATGTAGCAAATAAATCACAACGAAGTGTTTAAAATTTTATGGATGCCATAAAATTTATCAGAAAATTTAAAAAATAGTAGAGTAGTACTATTGATGCTGGTTTATGTTAATATACTAAGCAATAAAAACCCTTTGAAGAAATTCAAAGGGCTAAGTATTTTAATAAATGCTTTTAATAGAAATTATTTGGCTATAATAACCTTCCTTACTACAGTCTTATCACCGGTCTTTATAATCCCAACATAAGCACCGTTTTCCAGGCTTGAGATATTAACTTTAGTTTTATTATATGTTTTAAATAAAGAACGTCCCTCAAAATCAGTGATTTCAAAACTGAAATTCGTTATTTTAGAATCTGGAAATTCAATGCTGATGAAGTCCTTTGCCGGATTAGGGTAGATTTTTATAGATTCTAAAGGGTTTTTTGAAATAGTTTCCTGCGTTCCTAATGTTTGTGTAGAAGCACCAGCAAAATGTTGTAGTGCTCCTACAGATGCCTTTCCAATCTTATAAATATACTCCGGATCTGTATTGGCAAAAGTGTCATTAACGGTATGTGGGTAGCTACTTCTGATCCTTTCAAAAAAACCTGTGATAATCTCTCCTCTTTCTTCGAATGGAATATAATCTGTATTTTCGGCAGGGTCAACAGCAGTCTGAAGAGTGGAATACAATGCCGTGCAATTTCTTAACTCCTGTGTTATGGCAGCAGAAGCAGCATTATTACCCGGAAGACCTCCCATGTCTTCGTCACAATACACGGTGTTATTATTATTTCCCATTACTCCTCCTACCTGATCCAGGTTGAAAACCAGTTTAATATCCAGAATACGATTACTTCCTTGATAAACAACATTGTCTACATAATGATAACTGCCTAAAAGCCCTTGCTCTTCTCCGGAGAAATGAATGAACTTAATGGAATATTCTGTAGGAATTGTTCTTAAAATTCTTGCCGCCTCTAAAATAATAGAGGTTCCACTTCCATTATCATTAACACCTGAACCGGCAATGCTATCAAAATGTCCACAGATAATTACATATTTATTAGGGTAAACTGTTCCTGTTTTTGTTATGATTAAATTTTTTGAAGTGGTATTCAAATAAGGAAAAGTATCTTCCGATATTTGGCTGGCTGTATATCCGTAAGAGAGATATTTGTTTTTAATCCAATTGAGTGCGTCAGCATTAGCCTGAGTTCCTGTTTTTTTTAACCCCAAACTAGCAAATGCCTGCAGATTTGTGATAATATCCGTTTGAGAAACCGCATCAGCTCTGTTTTGATAAGCTTGAATAAAACTTTGTGCGCTGATACTATGTGAAGCTATAACGATTAATAAAAAAGAAGTGATTTTTTTCATCGTGTGAGTATTATAAGGCTGAATAATGCATTATTATAGGAACTGAGAAGTTCATCATTATCATATATTGGTTATTTTTCAATGATCATCTTCTTAATGATATGATCTTTGGCTGTTTTTATAGAGATCATATATGTTCCATTAATCAAAGGGGTAGTATCTATTTTGTGTTGATTCTCAGAACGAAGCACTGTATTTCCGGTCATATCGGAAATTTCAATATTGAACTGCTTAATGTTTTGGGGCAATTCCACCGTTAACAGATTTTTTGCCGGGTTAGGATAAATATTTACAGTTTCTGATAATCTTTGTCCTGTAGTATCCTGTGCTCCCAGAGTATTATTTGCAGTAGAAGCAACCGCAAAATGCTGTAATGCTCCTACAGCTGCCTTACCTACATTAAAAACGTAAACAGGATCTATATTGGCAAAAGTATCATTTGTACTGTGTTCATTTTCACTTCTGATATATTCATAAAAACCGGTAATAGTATAACCTTTCTGTTCAAAAGGGATATAATCCGAATTATATGCGTTAGAAGTAAAAGTCTGAAGAGGAGAGTAAAGTCCTGTACATACAGCCAATTCCTGAGTTACAGCAGCAGATGCCGCATTATTTCCGGACATTCCACTGATATCTTTTTCACAAGTAATCGTATTATTATTGTTTCCTAACTGGCCGCCTACCTGATCTATATTGAGAACTAACTTAATATCTAATTTACGTGTAATCCCTTGATAAGCAATATTGTCCGCGTAATGATAACTTCCTTTAAGTCCTTGTTCTTCTCCAGAGAAATGAATAAACTTAATAGAGTATTCAGTAGGAACGTCTTTTAATATTCTTGCTGCTTCTAAAAGGATAGAAGTACCACTGCCATTATCACTAACTCCAGGTCCAACGATGGTGTCATAATGTCCACAGATAATTACAAACTTGTCTGGATAAACAGTTCCTATTTTAGTAATCACTAAATTTTTAGAACTGATACTATTTCCGTTAAAAGTTGTATAAGTAAAAGGGTCTTCTTCAATCTGGCTGGCCGTATATCCATAAGAGGTATACTTGGTCTTCAGCCAGTTCAGCGTATTGGTATTTACAAGGGAACCTGTAGTTTTTACTCCAAGATTTTCAAAATCAGTAAGATAGTTCGTGATATTTGTTTGAGAAACCATATCCGCTCTGGTCTTATAGGCCTGAATAAGATTCTGTGCTCCGATATTTTGCAACACTAAGGAGGTAAATAAAAAAACAGCTATTTTTTTCATTTATTCAATTGAATTAATTTTCAGTTGCTAATATAAGAATTAATGGTGGATTTTATTTCGATAATCAATGTTATTCGTCAGTATTCAACTGTTTTTTTAATAATGCTATAACCTGTGATATTATTTAATCTTAAATTTAATTTTATTTTCATCTAAATATCATTTCAGGCTTATATTTTACATGTGGGGGTGAAAAGTATTGATCCCCTGTGAATAAAATGGTGTATAAATAAAAAAATCCCGGATAAAAACCCGGGACTATATTGATAACAAAAATAGTATTCTACATTATTTTACTTGATCTACAACAGCTTTGAAAGCTTCAGGGTGATTCATTGCTAAATCTGCTAAAACTTTTCTGTTAAGCTCAATGTTGTTCTTTTTAAGAGCTCCCATAAATTGAGAGTAAGACATTCCGTGCTCTCTAGTTCCCGCGTTGATACGAGTGATCCAAAGTGCTCTGAAGTTTCTTTTCTTCTCTTTTCTACCACGGTAAGCATATTGCATTGCTTTTTCTACCGCGTTTTTAGCTACAGTCCAAACGTTCTTTCTTCTACCGAAGAAACCTTTAGCTTGCTTAAAAATTTTCTTTCTGCGAGCTCTTGAAGCTACCGCATTTACTGATCTTGGCATAATTTAAATTGTTTTTTTGAAAAGGGCGGCAACTGATGTTACTCTTATTTGCACCGTTTCAGGGTTAAAATTTTGAATTTGTTTTTGAATTCTTATAAACCGAATATAGATTTATAAAAACTACTTAATTGCTAATTGACGTTGAACGCTTTTCTCGTCCACTTTAGCTACGTAAGAAGTACTAGTAAGATTTCTCTTCTGCTTAGTTTCTTTCTTAGTTAAGATGTGGCTTTTGTAAGCGTTTTTTCTTTTGATCTTACCTGTTCCAGTAAGAGCAAAACGTTTCTTAGCACCTGATTTCGTTTTTAATTTTGGCATTGTTTTGCTTTTTTATTGTTTTTGTTATCAATATCTGTTTATGGTTTCCTAAAGACATTAGGAATAATAGTTTGCAAAAGTACGAAAAAAATATCAATATTTCCTTTCCAGAACAAGACTTTCTAAAAACATATGGTGTTTTGGGGTAATTTTAATGGTTAACTGTCCATTTTTCATCTGAATATCAGTATTGAAATCTACCGTTTTTTCTTCTGAACCTGCTATTTTCCAATCTCTGGATGGAAGATGGTCTATAGATAGAGTATACATGTTTCCTTTATTCATTGTTTTAACCAGTTTATTATCGGAAAATATACTCACATCATCTGATGAAGTCTGGAACAAGTATCCTGGAATGATTAATTGATTACCATTGTTTTTAATACCTGTATTCTTCCCGTATTTATTGAAGAATAATTGATATTCTTCCTCTTTTTCTTTTGATTTTACCTTAATGTAATTATTCTTGAAAACTTTATTAACCCTCAGTTGATCGCCAATATTAAAGTTGAGTTCACCTCCAGTATGGAAAATAATAATATCAGGATTTTGGTTCATCACATAATTAGCATCACCCAGTTCATGGGCCAAAGATCCATTTCCAAAATTCTTAGGCGGATGTCTTGGAATATAATAATCATTTAACCCGAGCATATCAAGAGTAGGTAATTCAGATGAGTAAGGAATACAGCCTGCAGTAGTAACAGCAACCAGCGTTTGATTGGGAAATGTTTTCTTTAAAGTTTCTCCCAGTTTCATTCCCCTGAACTCCCATCTTTCATCAATGGCACGTTCATTATCAGGGATTTTAGGTTGAACAAATCCATTTATTATTAAAAGTAGAATAAAACTCAAGCTTGTTTTTTTTGAAGTCAAATTAATCCTTTTGAAATAATGCAATCCAAAAATAATTGAGAAAACAAACAGTATCAGTACAACATAATAATGCCTGAAAGCAGGAAATATATCTCCGCCAACCAAAGTCACATAACCAACCCAGGAAGCCGTTAACAGTAATAAATAATATCCGAAAAGATTTTTGTTTCTTAAAAGATAATAAAGAGATCCTAACCCTAATCCTGATAATACTAAAGTACTTAGGAAAGCTTTAAAATTATAAAAGCCACCGCGTAAAATGTGATGAATAGTTACTTTTACCTTCACCAAAGCTGTATTAGGAACCAATTCCCCGTAAAAATTATAGCGGAATGCAAGTTGTCCCAGTAAAAACAGTGATGGAATAATTGCTGTGGCAAAACCTATTTTAATGAACTGATCTTTCTGCTTTCTATATATTGCTAATAAAAACCCTGAGGTAAGTATGGTAAATAAAAATCCATCCGGTCTGGTAAGTGCTAAAAGTCCCAGCCAAAATGATAAAAGATAAATTGTTTTGAAATTTTTATCATTAATAATTTTTGAAACCTCTATTAAAATTAAGGTCAGAAGTAATACATATAAAGGCTGTTCCAATCCACCAATGGCCCAAACAGCAAAGCATGGAGTAGTAGCTAATAATGCAACCCCCAGAAAAACATATTCTTTTGGTATATTTTTATTTCTAAAATAATAAAGAATACTTCCCAATATCCCTAATGAACACAAAATGCCAATAATTCTGGCAGCAAGAATAAGATCCACACCTAATTTGCACAATACAGATACTGCTAAAACCCAAAGCAAATTAGAATACCCTTCAACCGGGTGTCCATCATTCCAGGTTAATCCTTTTCCTTCAATAAAACGTTGTGCATAGCGTAATGAAATCAAGCTATCATCTGAAAAAAAAGGGTAATAATAGTAGCATCCGAGAGAAAAAAAATTGCTGCTATGAAAAAAAAGGATAAATATCCTAATCTCATGGTTTATTTATATTTATACTAATGTTTCCTAAACTTTTTAGGATAACGGCTACAAAATAATGAAAATTAAAAAAACTACAAATAAAAATTCTTGTCGTATTTCTCTTTTATGTTCTATTTTGAATATAATTAAAAGATATTGTTGACTGCATCTGTTTTAGCAGCTTATATATTCTAAAATATAGCTGATATTCGGGATTGTGTTACTCTTTGCTTCTCTCTAATATTGATGAATATTTCGGAGTATGAAAACAATAGTATACAGTATCTTTTTTATGTTGGCATCAGTTACCGCTTGTACACAGGAAAAAAAAGATAATTCTCAATTAGCATCTTCAAAAATAAAAACCATCAAGAGCATTCCCTTTTTAACTCAACAGAATGAGTTTATTTATGTGGATAAAACCAGTCTGAAACCGGTCAATAATCAAAAATATCAAAGTGCATCTCTGTTTACTGCTACAGGTTTTGCCGTTGTTATGAATGAAAAAGATGAATATGCCGTTATAGATGAAAGTGGAAAAATAGTATTGGGATTTTCTGCTGAGAAAATTAATTTAAATGTTGTAAACGGGCTCACATTTTATAAAAAGGATATTGAATATGAAAAGAAAATGCCTGTCTGGAAATGGGACTGGAATATCATGGGAAGTGGCATTAAAAAAGAACAGACCTATCATAAAATAGAGATTGGAATTTTAGAAAATAAACAAGTCTTACTTCATGAAGACATTCCGTACTTAGAAGATAATTATTATCTCAATTTTATTTCTTTAGATCATAACCATGTTTTCTGGAATGGTACTCTTTACGAAATCAAAAAAGACCGATTAGATAAAATCGAAAATAATATTACAAAGTTGTTAGAAAACAAACGATTTATCAAAGGCTCTAATGCCCATTTTTCTGTGTATGAATTAAATCAGAGAAAAGCAGTTCACAGCAATTTAACAGGATCTGAAACACTTTCGATCATGTTTGGGCAGGAGAAGATAACATTGAAAGAAGTTAACAAAGAACGTTATGAACCGGAAGTTCCTAAACTTTTAACAGACAGCAAAACAAAGGATGTCTATGCTTTTCCACAATATGAAAAGGTATTTCCAAAGGAAATTACAAAGGCAACAGCTTCGCAAATAGATTTCATTAAAAATACTTCCTTAGTGTATTCCATCACCAATTCACCTTATTTTTTACTAGGAGTTTTTAATTACGACCATGACATTTGGGCGTACGATTGGCTTTATATTGATACTGAAGGAAATATTACAGATTCCATTGGTTCCTATGATTTTAAAGTGTTGGATCAGGTCGGGAATCTGGTTTGGCCCGATAGAAAAATGATTTTACCCAATCAATATGTTGGCAAAAACTGGAAATTCGGTAAAATAAATTATTATACAGGAATGAATGATGTATATCTTATCCAAATTGAAAACGAACAACAATTGAGAACTATGGGCTTATGGAATAGTCATGAAAAAGCATGGGAAATAAAGCCTGAATATCATAATATATCAGTTTTGGATACAGAAGAACAGATCTATGCGCTTCAGAAAGAACAAGAAGGGTTGTATACACTGTATGATAATAAGAGCAAGAAAAATATCGGATCAAAAGCTTATAATTCTATCAATTCGGATGGTTGGGTAAAGGTTAAAATTAATTCTGGTGAAAATAGGTATTATTATATTGATATTTATTCCGGAAAGGAATATAAAGAATGATGTAAGGTTTTTATTAAACCGAGTTGGTTAAAGAAATTAAATATAAGTGTACTGGAAGCTGGAAGAGGGAGGCAGGAAGTCTTACTTTCAGTTACCATTAGTGACAGCCACAACACAAAGAAATTAAAAAAGACAAACAATTCTTTATGACTTCTATAACTCCATTCTTCCAGCTCCCAGCTTTAAACCTTTCATACTAACCTAAATATTTAAACATGCTTTCTCTGCAGATTTACACTTAGAAAGAGCATTATTTCTTGTTACTTTGATGATGTTTTTCGGGGCCGGATTTTTATGTATGCTTATCACTTTTATTATTAATTCAGTACAAGAGAAAAGAAAAAAAGATCTTATTACTTCATTGTATTTCTGATTCCCGGAATTATTGTGGTCAGTTTAGCAGCCACTTATTTTTGTATGTTACTATTTGATATATGCTTTGACATATCGAACTAGTGGTCAAAAAACCACTATTATCAGGGATATTTTGAACCAATGACTTTAATTATCTTTAGCTCAAAGATTGATTAAAGATAAGAGAGTGAAACATTTTGTGATTTTAACTTCACTTTTTGCGCTGCTGGGCTGTAAAAGCAACGCTCAGAAATTGCAGGTTACTACCATTTATACTGAACCCAAAAGGGTTACAAAAGAAATTCCCGAAACAGATAAAATACATACCTATACAACTCGTAAGGCGGTTACAGAGCGTCTTAGTCCTATGATTTTCATGCTTTCCAAAAATGCTGAAGTATTACAGTTTCGTATTCAGGGAAATATCAGTTCCGGTGGACATACCATTCATCAGGTGAGAAAAATTCGTTTTGAAAGGGGAGAGCAAAGTGGGAATACTATTACGCTGAAGTATTATGTGGAAATCAAAAAGAAGCCAGGGAAAGAAAAGGCAAATGTACAGGGATATAATTATACACAGGATGAAATTTACAAAATTCCGAGTGATATTAAAATCATAAGAATAGAATTGTATGAAGAACAAATTAATGATCCATCAGATACAAAATCCACGCTAGTTGCTCAACAAACCTTTAATTTCTTTGCCAAAATCTAAATGCTGAAACAAATTGTAGCAATGCATAACCCTCAATTCATAAACATAGATGTAAAGTCTGTTATCGATTTTGACCAGGAAGCTGTTTTTTTGATTCCATTGTATGCGTAGACGAGCATCCTGATGTAGCTTTACGTTCAGCATTAGACATAAATTTAGATTCTGAGTTATTACAGGAATTTATTGAATGTAAAAATGAGAATAGCTAAATAAATATCCTTGTCAAGGTTTCAAACCTTGACAAGGATAAACATGATAAAATTTGCAGCTTAAATAAAGATCCTACATTTAAAAATGAAAGAAAACTTCATAAATGGAAATATTTTACTGAACAGCATCAGTCCAAAATTGAGTAGGAGTATTTTACTTATATTTACGTTCCTTAATGTAATACAACTTAATAAAGACAAGGGTTTGAGGTACAGGCTATTATTTATATTTACGTTACTTATTTGTCCGTTTTTTGCTCAGGCACAAGATATTTTAAGCAAATTAGAGAAGGAGTATAACAATGCTTCAAACCAAACAGAAGAACAACTTAATCTGGCACCCAAATATGCCACTGCCTTATTTTTTCATAAGGCTAAACCGAAATCCTATCAGATTTTAGCCCATAACATTTCCATTGCAACAAAGCAAACCGATGGAAAATATGCCACTATTTTATATGCTGTTCTGGCCATGAACTACCGCCTGGACAATAAAGAAGCCGAGTCTTCAAAAAGTCTGGATCTGGCTACAATTTACAGTTTAAAAACAAATAGTAACGAAGCTAAAGGCTATCTGGAATATGCAAAAGGCTGGATTCTGGTTCGTAATAATAAAACAACAGAGGCAGTAACAGCCTACCTTAAGGCTATTAATTATTATGAAAATTCCCCAACAACTTCTACACTATACGGAAGATTTGGGAATGTAGCCAAAGAGCTATCCACTATTTATTCTAACCTGAATGAATATCAACTGGAAGAAAAATACGGGAAACAGTTTTTGTTATTAGCATCCAAACAAAATGATCCTGGTTTGATCTTCGATGCGTATATGCGAATGGGGTATATATATGAACAGAAATATGCTCAAAATCCATCAGATATACAGTTTAGAAATAAAGCAGAGCAGTTTTATCTGCAGGCTATTGCGACTTTCAATAAAAATAAAGAATCTATGCTCAATAAGAGCAATCTTTCTTATGCTGCAATCAATTTAGCCAATTTATATACCGAATTTAACCCGGAGAAAGCGATGCAATACGCTCAACTAGCCAATAAGGTGAGTCTGGAAACCGGTGATCCTATTCATATTGCTTCTTCATTTGGAATATTGGCAGAATTGGCCATACAGGATAAAAATTATGATTTAGCCAAGTCTTATTTTCTGAAAGCTGCTATGGAGATCGGAAAAAGCCCGGTAAGAGATCATAATATTGAATTATCTATTCTGGAGTCTTTATCCCGAATTAGCGAACAGCAAGGCAATTACAAAGAAGCTCTTACCTATTATAAAAGCTATGTAGACAAATATAAAAGTGTTTATGATCAGGAAAAACTGGATATCACCAAAAGACTGGAATCTCAGTTTGAAAAAGAACGACAGGAACAGAAATATATAAAACTTCAACTTGAAAGTGATAAAAAAGCCCAGCAAATTAAATTGATCAACATTCTTCGAGCACAGCGCGAACAAGTCTATAATAACTTGAAACTGGTAGAAGAAAACCAACGTGAGCGTTTGAAATTTTCAGAGCTTGAGGCTGAAAAAAAAGAACAACAGCTTCGTTTGGCCAAACTGGAAACCAAACAGAAGAACAACGATATCAACAGTTATAAAAAGTTGCTGGCATTCAAAGAAAAGATCAATACCTATTATATTGTTTTTATTTTCATTTTCATCGTTCTTATTTTCTTATTGCTGTATGCGTATAAACAACGTGTAAAGTCGATTAAGCAGAGAGATGAACTGCATGCCCTGGCCATGGAAAAAGAGAAGCAGAACTCTAAAATATCTACGCTTACCGCATTGCTGGAAGGGCAGGAGCAGGAGCGCGGCCGTTTAGCCCGTGATCTTCATGACGGATTGGGCGGATTGCTTTCAGGAACCAAACTCCAACTGTCTATTTTAGATCCGCATCAATCTGGAAATATAGAGGAGGGAATTTCAAAATCAATCAACCAGATTGATGGTGCTGTAGAAGAATTACGTCGTGTAGCGCATAATTTAATGCCTGATTTATTAATGAAATACGGCTTGGTAGC
Proteins encoded in this region:
- a CDS encoding M28 family peptidase, translating into MKRITTLLCTSLIAQSISAQTFIQAYKDRADMVTQTNITTNLQDFGSFGIKKTGSQANTNALNWIKNKYLAYGYTASQITESPFTYGSVTSKNLIITKTGTLYPNKYVIICGHFDTINGPGVNDNGSGTSIILEAARILQNVPTEYSIKFIHFSGEEQGLIGSSHYVNNVAYQNGIRKLDIKLVFNLDQVGGVKGNNNNTVYCDEDQGGLSSNNAASAAVTQQLRNCTALYSPLQTAVDPAADTDYIPFEQKGEIITGFFEKIRSTFPHSSKDTFANVDPVYVYNIGKATVGALQHFATASTTLAVNKSASQNGLENVKLYPNPANNILNIELPDKTANFSFEITNVSGRTLLKVNNETKINVSTLERGVYMGILKVGDQTLVKNILIER
- the rpmI gene encoding 50S ribosomal protein L35; protein product: MPKLKTKSGAKKRFALTGTGKIKRKNAYKSHILTKKETKQKRNLTSTSYVAKVDEKSVQRQLAIK
- the rplT gene encoding 50S ribosomal protein L20; amino-acid sequence: MPRSVNAVASRARRKKIFKQAKGFFGRRKNVWTVAKNAVEKAMQYAYRGRKEKKRNFRALWITRINAGTREHGMSYSQFMGALKKNNIELNRKVLADLAMNHPEAFKAVVDQVK
- a CDS encoding M28 family peptidase, which translates into the protein MKKIAVFLFTSLVLQNIGAQNLIQAYKTRADMVSQTNITNYLTDFENLGVKTTGSLVNTNTLNWLKTKYTSYGYTASQIEEDPFTYTTFNGNSISSKNLVITKIGTVYPDKFVIICGHYDTIVGPGVSDNGSGTSILLEAARILKDVPTEYSIKFIHFSGEEQGLKGSYHYADNIAYQGITRKLDIKLVLNIDQVGGQLGNNNNTITCEKDISGMSGNNAASAAVTQELAVCTGLYSPLQTFTSNAYNSDYIPFEQKGYTITGFYEYIRSENEHSTNDTFANIDPVYVFNVGKAAVGALQHFAVASTANNTLGAQDTTGQRLSETVNIYPNPAKNLLTVELPQNIKQFNIEISDMTGNTVLRSENQHKIDTTPLINGTYMISIKTAKDHIIKKMIIEK
- a CDS encoding ATP-binding protein is translated as MKENFINGNILLNSISPKLSRSILLIFTFLNVIQLNKDKGLRYRLLFIFTLLICPFFAQAQDILSKLEKEYNNASNQTEEQLNLAPKYATALFFHKAKPKSYQILAHNISIATKQTDGKYATILYAVLAMNYRLDNKEAESSKSLDLATIYSLKTNSNEAKGYLEYAKGWILVRNNKTTEAVTAYLKAINYYENSPTTSTLYGRFGNVAKELSTIYSNLNEYQLEEKYGKQFLLLASKQNDPGLIFDAYMRMGYIYEQKYAQNPSDIQFRNKAEQFYLQAIATFNKNKESMLNKSNLSYAAINLANLYTEFNPEKAMQYAQLANKVSLETGDPIHIASSFGILAELAIQDKNYDLAKSYFLKAAMEIGKSPVRDHNIELSILESLSRISEQQGNYKEALTYYKSYVDKYKSVYDQEKLDITKRLESQFEKERQEQKYIKLQLESDKKAQQIKLINILRAQREQVYNNLKLVEENQRERLKFSELEAEKKEQQLRLAKLETKQKNNDINSYKKLLAFKEKINTYYIVFIFIFIVLIFLLLYAYKQRVKSIKQRDELHALAMEKEKQNSKISTLTALLEGQEQERGRLARDLHDGLGGLLSGTKLQLSILDPHQSGNIEEGISKSINQIDGAVEELRRVAHNLMPDLLMKYGLVAAIQEFASRMSNSALNIHTEFINYSNSITEEKQLLIYRVIQELVNNAIKHAKASEIIIQISEEDNVLHLTVEDDGKGFELASLDFRKTAGFHNIESRVQFLKGTMNITSQLNIGTSIELQIPTH
- a CDS encoding M28 family peptidase, translating into MKKITSFLLIVIASHSISAQSFIQAYQNRADAVSQTDIITNLQAFASLGLKKTGTQANADALNWIKNKYLSYGYTASQISEDTFPYLNTTSKNLIITKTGTVYPNKYVIICGHFDSIAGSGVNDNGSGTSIILEAARILRTIPTEYSIKFIHFSGEEQGLLGSYHYVDNVVYQGSNRILDIKLVFNLDQVGGVMGNNNNTVYCDEDMGGLPGNNAASAAITQELRNCTALYSTLQTAVDPAENTDYIPFEERGEIITGFFERIRSSYPHTVNDTFANTDPEYIYKIGKASVGALQHFAGASTQTLGTQETISKNPLESIKIYPNPAKDFISIEFPDSKITNFSFEITDFEGRSLFKTYNKTKVNISSLENGAYVGIIKTGDKTVVRKVIIAK
- a CDS encoding RNA ligase family protein yields the protein MKIIHFNMLKGENILHGETIFFGFQLVVNALESKIINLFEHLHTVIPGSKYIVYGELFGGRYPHPDVPSVEHLQAIQTGVYYAPDIHFCAFDIGVVNDQDIKYYLDYETAVSYFEQFGIPFIKPLLIGKFNEALNFNTRINSPIPIQQFGLPELEQNLIEGVVIKPYNLKNTELLSNRPIIKLKNPEFDEEEKFHKAEKWSFIPNISSKAESLSFIIDELRKHVSRNRLESVISKVGALDINNSLRVSEIKSEFLQDIITDFNEDNGNLLEELTQEDQKWIIERLNSEIQNILSVAAGEK